A region from the Arcanobacterium buesumense genome encodes:
- a CDS encoding MFS transporter, whose product MAHLRKIFADTAPLEHPHFRRLWLANIITVIGAQLTVVAVPAQVYDMTGSSGMVGLTGMFGLVPLVIFGLWGGSLADHMDRRKLLEFTTAGLILTSLLFWLQAVLALNNVWLLLGIFSVQQACFGVNQPTRTAILPKIVPAQQIPAASALNMTVFAGGAIIGPLVGGALIPVLGYSYLYAVDTLTLFATYYAVYWLPALPVATPQGSPGMRSVIDGLKYLSGHHILLGSFVVDLIAMIFGMPRALYPEIAHVNFGGPVQGGFEFALLYAAMPAGAMIGGLLGGWISRIRAYGQAVLWSIIVWGVAMSLLGLATSYAVYAPRLMLGLACGALMIGGIADMASSAFRQGILLMSADDHVRGRLQGVFVIVVAGGPRIADTFHGLAAESLGAATTIWAGGLSVIIGTIIFALVLPAFRNYRAKS is encoded by the coding sequence GTGGCACATTTACGAAAGATCTTTGCTGACACTGCGCCTTTAGAACACCCACATTTTCGGCGGCTGTGGCTAGCTAACATTATTACTGTTATCGGCGCGCAACTCACCGTCGTGGCAGTGCCTGCCCAGGTGTATGACATGACGGGATCTTCCGGGATGGTTGGGCTGACCGGAATGTTTGGTCTGGTACCACTTGTGATTTTCGGATTATGGGGTGGGAGTTTAGCAGACCACATGGATCGGCGTAAATTACTTGAATTTACCACCGCAGGTCTTATCCTCACATCGTTATTATTTTGGCTCCAAGCGGTATTAGCACTAAATAATGTGTGGCTTTTGCTCGGCATTTTTTCCGTTCAGCAAGCTTGCTTTGGGGTTAATCAACCAACCCGTACCGCGATATTGCCGAAAATCGTTCCGGCACAACAAATCCCGGCTGCTTCTGCCCTGAATATGACGGTATTTGCTGGTGGCGCAATTATCGGCCCGCTTGTGGGCGGAGCTCTGATCCCAGTACTTGGCTACAGCTATTTGTATGCTGTTGACACCTTGACGTTGTTCGCCACCTATTATGCAGTTTATTGGTTGCCGGCCTTACCAGTTGCTACGCCTCAGGGATCTCCCGGAATGCGCTCAGTGATTGATGGACTGAAGTATCTATCGGGGCATCATATTTTATTAGGCAGTTTTGTTGTTGATTTAATTGCGATGATTTTTGGGATGCCGCGAGCTCTTTATCCAGAGATTGCGCATGTGAACTTTGGGGGACCAGTACAAGGCGGGTTTGAGTTTGCGTTGCTTTATGCTGCGATGCCTGCAGGGGCGATGATTGGCGGGCTGTTAGGCGGTTGGATTAGTCGAATACGAGCATACGGGCAGGCCGTGCTGTGGTCGATTATCGTCTGGGGAGTTGCGATGAGCTTATTGGGACTAGCAACTAGCTACGCTGTATATGCCCCAAGGTTGATGTTGGGACTAGCCTGTGGCGCCTTGATGATTGGTGGCATTGCGGATATGGCATCTTCGGCATTTCGGCAAGGTATTTTGCTCATGTCAGCTGATGATCATGTTCGGGGTCGGCTGCAAGGAGTTTTCGTTATCGTTGTTGCTGGTGGTCCACGTATTGCTGATACCTTTCACGGGCTGGCCGCAGAATCGTTAGGAGCGGCTACCACAATCTGGGCAGGTGGCCTGAGTGTTATTATCGGAACCATTATTTTTGCGTTGGTTCTGCCTGCTTTTCGGAACTATCGAGCGAAATCGTAA
- the sucD gene encoding succinate--CoA ligase subunit alpha → MAIFLNKDSKVIVQGMTGAEGQKHTRRMLGAGTAIVAGTNPRKAGTSVDFDVEPIGIDADQRQAGTVSVPVYGTVQEAKEATGANTSVIFVPPAFTKAAVIEAVDAGLDLVVVITEGVPVKDSAEFVRYALDKGVQLIGPNCPGIITPGQSNVGITPPDITGPGKIGLVSKSGTLTYQMMFELADIGFTTCIGIGGDPVIGTTHIDVLKAFEADPETELIVMIGEIGGDAEERAATYIKEHVTKPVVGYVAGFTAPEGKTMGHAGAIVSGSAGTAMAKKEALEAVGVKVGKTPTEAAQIARAILNS, encoded by the coding sequence ATGGCTATCTTCCTCAATAAAGACTCCAAAGTTATCGTCCAAGGTATGACCGGGGCCGAAGGGCAAAAACACACCCGCCGGATGCTTGGTGCCGGCACCGCAATCGTTGCGGGCACGAATCCGCGCAAAGCCGGAACCAGCGTGGACTTTGATGTTGAACCAATTGGTATCGACGCTGATCAACGGCAAGCTGGAACTGTGTCGGTTCCAGTGTACGGAACAGTGCAGGAAGCGAAAGAAGCTACTGGGGCAAACACCTCAGTGATTTTCGTGCCACCTGCCTTTACTAAAGCAGCAGTTATCGAAGCAGTTGATGCGGGCTTAGACCTCGTCGTCGTCATTACCGAAGGAGTGCCAGTTAAAGACAGCGCAGAATTCGTGCGCTATGCACTTGACAAAGGTGTTCAACTCATTGGCCCGAACTGTCCTGGAATTATTACCCCTGGCCAATCAAACGTCGGCATTACGCCACCAGATATTACCGGGCCAGGAAAAATCGGCCTTGTGTCAAAGTCTGGAACGCTGACCTACCAAATGATGTTCGAACTGGCAGATATTGGCTTCACTACCTGTATTGGTATCGGTGGCGATCCAGTTATTGGTACCACCCATATTGATGTGCTCAAGGCCTTCGAAGCAGATCCGGAAACAGAACTGATTGTTATGATCGGTGAAATCGGTGGTGACGCCGAAGAACGCGCTGCGACATATATTAAAGAACATGTCACCAAGCCAGTCGTTGGGTATGTGGCGGGATTTACTGCTCCGGAAGGAAAAACGATGGGACACGCAGGAGCCATTGTTTCTGGTTCCGCAGGTACTGCTATGGCAAAGAAAGAAGCACTTGAAGCAGTAGGTGTCAAGGTTGGCAAAACACCAACTGAAGCCGCGCAGATTGCCCGTGCTATTCTGAACAGCTAG
- the sucC gene encoding ADP-forming succinate--CoA ligase subunit beta — protein sequence MDLYEYQARELFAKHDVPVLPGIVVTTPDQAAQAAEQLLAQTDLVVVKAQVKTGGRGKAGGVKLARTPQEAREKAADILGMDIKGHTVYQVLIAAGSDIAEEYYFSILLDRSQRQYLAMCSKEGGMDIEQLAVERPEALAKVPVDPNIGMTEEKAREIVSAAGFATEEHKALIPVLLKLWDTYTSEDATLVEVNPLVKTPAGEIIALDGKVSLDDNARIRHPEHASYIDKRTENPLEAKAKAFGLNYVKLDDGQVGIIGNGAGLVMSTLDVVAYAGEKYGVGPANFLDIGGGANAEVMAHGLDVVLNDPDVRSVFVNVFGGITACDEVAKGIVSALETLGENANKPIVVRLDGNKVAEGRQILSEAHHRLVTLEDTMDGAAAKAAQLAGK from the coding sequence GTGGACCTATATGAATATCAAGCACGCGAACTCTTTGCTAAACATGACGTACCAGTATTGCCTGGAATCGTGGTAACAACGCCTGACCAGGCGGCACAGGCCGCCGAACAGCTGTTAGCGCAAACAGACCTCGTCGTCGTCAAAGCTCAAGTTAAAACCGGTGGACGCGGTAAAGCAGGTGGTGTCAAACTTGCCCGCACCCCACAAGAAGCACGAGAAAAAGCTGCTGATATTTTAGGGATGGACATTAAAGGGCACACCGTCTACCAAGTTCTTATCGCCGCCGGTTCGGATATTGCTGAAGAATACTACTTTTCGATTTTACTCGACCGCTCCCAACGCCAATATCTTGCCATGTGCTCAAAGGAAGGCGGAATGGACATCGAACAGCTTGCGGTAGAGCGACCAGAAGCACTTGCCAAAGTACCAGTTGATCCCAATATTGGGATGACGGAAGAAAAAGCCCGGGAAATTGTTTCTGCTGCAGGATTTGCCACAGAAGAACACAAGGCCCTGATCCCTGTCCTGCTCAAACTCTGGGACACCTACACTTCTGAGGACGCCACCCTCGTAGAAGTGAACCCACTAGTGAAGACGCCAGCCGGCGAAATCATTGCTCTTGACGGTAAGGTTTCGCTTGATGACAATGCGCGTATTCGTCATCCAGAACATGCCTCTTATATTGATAAACGTACCGAAAACCCACTCGAAGCTAAAGCAAAGGCCTTCGGATTAAACTACGTCAAACTTGACGATGGACAGGTTGGTATTATCGGCAACGGTGCTGGTCTAGTAATGTCCACTCTTGATGTGGTGGCTTACGCCGGTGAAAAATACGGAGTTGGGCCAGCAAACTTCCTCGATATCGGTGGCGGAGCCAATGCAGAAGTTATGGCACACGGACTCGACGTCGTCCTCAACGATCCCGATGTTCGGTCTGTTTTCGTCAACGTTTTTGGCGGAATTACTGCTTGTGACGAAGTTGCTAAAGGTATCGTCAGTGCACTCGAAACACTCGGGGAAAACGCCAATAAGCCAATCGTAGTTCGCCTCGATGGGAATAAAGTAGCGGAAGGACGTCAGATTCTATCCGAAGCACACCATCGGCTTGTCACGCTCGAAGACACAATGGACGGAGCTGCAGCAAAAGCTGCTCAGCTCGCTGGAAAGTGA
- a CDS encoding acyltransferase family protein: MTESSYSLRTPRRFGSQKSPSKKRPHKTRPVRPSSRTQQAFNDQGGYIPGLDGIRAFAVISVILYHVFPGVVRGGFLGVDVFFVLSGFLITTLLLREDRENNYLNLRQFWVRRARRLIPALLVLIIVVVPSAWAINSDLLVGIGRQIVGALTFSTNWLEIAHGSSYFDTTAPLLFKNFWSLAIEEQFYLLWPIIMLVVLALISTLRARVVLSVTMMSVSALLMMILYNGDNLTRLYYGTDTHIFGLSAGITLAFLWADRQKQIFSTKHWRTYHGLYGWGGLITLVVFIFIMPDTGPWAYMGGMFAASLATTCVIAQMLYPRSILAQVGEIGVLRWVGTRSYALYLWHWPVLVLVGAAYPVAVHSAAHALRSAVAIALAMLIVELSYRLVENPIRRIGYRRAMSAFIHAAKTNKIITVMSVIAIGLTGVTIAAVFFAPSKTTTQILIENGHDGQPVTAGDEAKNESDNSSDGGPRPNRPTVLSKDLDTTIPDTYEVTVIGDSMVSASRTGLRHAMPGVEAFGEPSKQWAGASQMISQLEKDGDIGRVAVLDFGTNGGISQPDLIRDAIEQLGEKRMIFLVNIYSPSTFVPAANEILEKIADEYPNVELIDWYTLASKEPDLLQVDATHTSIEGANAYGKLIKESITAGATKFSTQQGVDPGKGWGTEPPASKKSRSEDGE; encoded by the coding sequence ATGACGGAATCCTCCTACTCTTTGCGTACCCCGCGGCGATTCGGTTCGCAAAAATCGCCGTCGAAGAAACGCCCGCATAAGACGCGGCCAGTGCGCCCTAGCTCGCGTACCCAGCAGGCGTTTAACGATCAAGGCGGATATATTCCGGGGCTTGATGGAATTCGGGCATTCGCTGTTATATCAGTGATTCTTTATCACGTATTTCCGGGAGTTGTGCGCGGCGGATTTTTAGGAGTTGACGTCTTTTTCGTCCTTTCCGGATTTTTAATTACGACGTTGTTACTCCGCGAAGATCGCGAAAACAATTATCTAAATTTGCGGCAGTTTTGGGTGCGGCGAGCACGCCGTCTCATTCCGGCACTCCTCGTTTTGATTATTGTGGTGGTGCCAAGTGCTTGGGCAATTAATTCTGATTTACTTGTTGGCATCGGACGGCAAATCGTCGGCGCATTGACTTTTTCAACGAATTGGCTAGAAATAGCTCACGGCTCTAGCTACTTCGATACTACCGCGCCGCTGCTCTTTAAAAACTTTTGGTCGCTAGCAATCGAAGAACAGTTTTATCTGCTGTGGCCGATCATCATGCTTGTTGTTTTAGCTTTGATAAGCACATTGCGTGCTCGAGTTGTTTTATCAGTAACAATGATGAGCGTTTCAGCATTACTGATGATGATTTTGTACAACGGAGATAACCTCACTCGGTTGTATTACGGTACTGATACTCATATTTTTGGGCTTAGTGCGGGTATCACATTGGCTTTCTTATGGGCCGATCGGCAAAAGCAAATATTTTCTACCAAACATTGGCGGACATATCATGGTCTCTATGGTTGGGGCGGCTTAATTACCCTCGTGGTCTTTATTTTCATCATGCCAGATACCGGGCCGTGGGCATATATGGGCGGAATGTTTGCTGCTTCTCTTGCTACCACATGCGTGATCGCGCAGATGCTATATCCACGATCGATCCTGGCGCAAGTTGGTGAAATTGGCGTTCTTCGCTGGGTTGGAACGCGTTCTTATGCTCTATATTTGTGGCATTGGCCAGTGTTGGTTCTAGTCGGTGCCGCATATCCGGTGGCAGTTCACAGTGCAGCTCACGCACTTCGCTCGGCGGTAGCGATTGCATTAGCCATGCTTATCGTCGAGTTATCGTATCGTCTGGTCGAAAATCCTATTCGCAGAATTGGATATCGGCGCGCAATGAGTGCCTTTATTCATGCGGCAAAAACCAATAAAATAATTACGGTAATGAGCGTGATTGCCATCGGTCTCACCGGGGTAACAATAGCCGCAGTATTTTTTGCCCCGAGTAAAACGACTACCCAGATTCTGATTGAAAACGGCCATGATGGTCAACCGGTTACGGCGGGTGATGAAGCCAAAAACGAGTCAGATAATAGTAGTGATGGTGGCCCACGGCCAAATCGTCCCACGGTCTTATCCAAAGATCTTGATACGACTATTCCAGATACCTATGAAGTTACGGTTATTGGTGATTCAATGGTATCTGCATCGCGAACGGGTTTGCGTCATGCGATGCCAGGGGTGGAAGCATTCGGTGAACCGTCAAAGCAATGGGCAGGGGCGAGCCAGATGATTTCGCAGCTGGAAAAAGATGGTGATATCGGACGTGTTGCGGTTCTAGACTTCGGGACTAACGGAGGAATTTCCCAACCAGATCTGATTCGTGATGCGATCGAACAACTTGGCGAAAAACGTATGATTTTCCTCGTCAATATCTATTCGCCGTCCACCTTCGTTCCAGCAGCAAATGAGATTTTAGAAAAAATTGCTGACGAATATCCGAATGTTGAGCTTATTGACTGGTACACCCTGGCCTCCAAGGAACCAGATTTATTACAAGTTGATGCTACCCACACCTCGATTGAAGGAGCGAACGCATACGGCAAACTGATTAAAGAATCGATCACTGCCGGAGCAACAAAATTCTCTACTCAACAAGGCGTTGATCCAGGAAAAGGATGGGGAACTGAACCGCCAGCATCCAAGAAATCCCGATCTGAGGATGGGGAATAA
- the pcrA gene encoding DNA helicase PcrA, with the protein MSTNDAFVSAMDRLKSKIAMAQESPAMSSVAPGLSRARDDGARGRDDARVKELLAGLNPQQQQAVVHTGGHLLVVAGAGSGKTRVLTTRIAYMIATGQVRPQEILAITFTNKAAKEMRERLESLLGSTAQRMWISTFHSACVRILRTEHQALGMRSSFTIYDAADSARLMKIVAQEENIDIKAFPPKTLSRKISDLKNAMVTVGQAKEQAVDRDDQMIADAYAGYQRRLRAANAVDFDDLIMLTVGLLRDNPAIAEHYRRRFRHVLVDEYQDTNTAQYQLVRELVGEETDQPHGELTVVGDADQSIYAFRGATIRNIEDFEQDFPNATTVVLEQNYRSTQNILTAANSLIANNKGRRPKKLWTAAGDGPKLVGYVADAESDESAFVVEEIDNVRTKHGYKYGDIAVFYRANAQSRAIEEMFVRSGVPYKVVGGTRFYERKEIKDALAYLHAVANPDDTVSIRRILNEPKRGLGAKAESAVAMHAEQYRISFGQALADVAYPEQAVEAGRSAVAGLQARARNAMSSFVTMLETARAQADSGIAPADILDALMDASGYLDTLQQSKDPQDEVRVENLAELHAVASDFRVRNEEGTLADFLDQISLVADSDQIPDGDENNEGEVVLMTIHTAKGLEFPVVFATGFEDGTFPHIRTLASATELAEERRLAYVALTRARERLYITRAATRSQWGAPQELPPSRFLDEIPNEVIEWRRAHSAMDTVRGSSWGSARDSWGSKRHNAINDDDFAPVIGSGNGKFKPGKILEADPEPVSDTQADDVVTGGINTGDTVRHAKFGIGKVLSFEGSGKSTVAKVRFESGAVKRLMLRFAPLEKI; encoded by the coding sequence ATGAGTACTAATGATGCGTTTGTTTCAGCAATGGATCGGTTAAAGTCGAAGATCGCTATGGCTCAGGAGTCACCTGCGATGAGTTCAGTTGCGCCTGGATTGTCCCGTGCGCGTGACGACGGCGCTCGCGGGCGTGATGATGCGCGGGTGAAAGAACTGTTAGCCGGGCTCAATCCACAACAGCAGCAGGCAGTTGTGCATACCGGCGGGCATCTGCTGGTAGTTGCGGGGGCTGGTTCTGGTAAAACTCGCGTGCTCACTACACGTATTGCTTATATGATTGCCACTGGCCAGGTGCGCCCGCAAGAGATTTTGGCGATTACTTTTACGAATAAGGCTGCTAAGGAGATGCGGGAACGGCTGGAGTCTTTGCTTGGCTCTACCGCGCAACGCATGTGGATTTCCACTTTCCATTCGGCTTGTGTGCGGATTTTGCGTACGGAACATCAGGCGTTGGGGATGCGATCGTCATTCACGATTTATGATGCGGCGGATTCGGCGCGGCTGATGAAGATTGTTGCCCAAGAGGAAAATATTGATATTAAAGCGTTTCCGCCAAAAACCTTGAGTCGGAAGATCTCTGATCTGAAAAATGCGATGGTCACAGTTGGGCAGGCAAAGGAACAGGCTGTAGATCGTGACGATCAGATGATTGCTGATGCGTATGCTGGATACCAGCGGCGATTGCGTGCGGCAAACGCGGTGGATTTTGATGATCTGATTATGTTGACGGTGGGTTTACTGCGTGATAACCCGGCTATTGCGGAGCATTATCGTCGTCGTTTCCGGCATGTGCTGGTAGACGAGTATCAAGATACGAATACGGCACAATATCAGCTGGTGCGCGAACTTGTTGGTGAAGAAACTGATCAGCCACATGGGGAATTAACCGTTGTTGGTGATGCAGATCAGTCAATCTATGCTTTCCGTGGGGCTACTATCCGCAATATTGAAGATTTTGAGCAAGATTTCCCAAACGCTACCACGGTTGTTTTGGAGCAAAATTATCGCTCCACCCAAAATATTTTGACGGCTGCTAATTCACTTATTGCCAATAATAAAGGTCGGCGGCCAAAGAAGTTGTGGACCGCGGCAGGTGACGGTCCTAAACTTGTGGGTTATGTTGCGGATGCGGAATCTGATGAGTCTGCCTTCGTCGTCGAAGAAATAGATAATGTGCGTACCAAGCACGGATATAAGTATGGCGATATTGCGGTGTTCTACCGGGCGAATGCCCAATCGCGTGCTATTGAGGAAATGTTTGTACGTTCCGGCGTCCCGTACAAGGTTGTTGGCGGTACTCGCTTCTATGAACGTAAAGAAATCAAGGATGCATTAGCGTATTTGCATGCGGTAGCTAATCCGGATGATACGGTCTCTATCCGTCGAATCTTGAATGAACCAAAACGCGGACTAGGGGCAAAAGCAGAATCAGCCGTTGCCATGCACGCTGAACAATACCGTATTTCTTTCGGTCAGGCGCTTGCCGATGTGGCGTATCCAGAACAAGCTGTTGAAGCTGGCCGTAGTGCAGTAGCCGGATTACAGGCGCGGGCTCGTAACGCCATGAGCTCATTTGTTACCATGCTGGAAACCGCGCGGGCTCAAGCTGATAGCGGTATAGCTCCAGCAGACATTTTGGATGCGTTAATGGATGCCTCCGGATATCTGGACACTCTCCAACAATCTAAGGATCCACAAGATGAGGTACGGGTAGAAAATCTTGCCGAACTCCATGCGGTAGCATCTGATTTCCGGGTGCGTAATGAAGAAGGAACACTGGCAGACTTCCTTGACCAAATCTCACTTGTGGCTGATTCAGACCAAATCCCAGACGGAGACGAAAACAATGAAGGCGAAGTCGTCCTCATGACTATTCACACCGCCAAAGGACTAGAGTTCCCGGTTGTTTTCGCTACCGGATTTGAAGACGGCACTTTCCCGCATATTCGTACTTTGGCTTCTGCAACTGAACTAGCTGAAGAACGACGCCTCGCGTACGTTGCCCTCACACGTGCGCGCGAACGGCTCTACATTACCCGCGCCGCAACCCGCTCACAATGGGGTGCGCCGCAAGAGCTTCCACCGTCGCGATTCTTAGACGAGATCCCAAATGAGGTTATTGAATGGCGCCGTGCACACTCAGCAATGGATACGGTTCGTGGCTCATCATGGGGGAGCGCTCGCGATAGCTGGGGATCAAAACGACATAATGCCATTAACGATGACGATTTTGCTCCAGTAATTGGCAGTGGAAACGGAAAGTTTAAGCCTGGCAAAATTCTCGAAGCTGATCCGGAACCAGTCAGTGATACTCAAGCAGATGATGTTGTCACTGGCGGAATTAATACTGGTGATACTGTACGCCATGCAAAATTTGGTATCGGAAAGGTGTTGTCCTTCGAAGGAAGTGGTAAATCTACGGTAGCTAAAGTTCGATTTGAAAGCGGTGCAGTTAAACGGTTGATGCTTCGCTTCGCGCCATTAGAAAAGATTTAA
- a CDS encoding MFS transporter yields MTQQPVPQGTQKAWYAVAYLASNALSVLGNSLITVVLPVLIIMRLGSPTWAGIVAVATTSAQVCAGLLGGALADRVNRRNLCLAADLLSTLSVFSLFIIDWIGLTSALWFITLGIIGAFADVPGQTARQALGPQVATSSSIKYETITGYFQTLQGGALIIGPALAGVFLIMPDPSWALLATGICSLLAAFTTALIPYDIGEYESTTQTHDLITQITTAVTLIRKTPLLRFAITFAIGINVLYTVTQSFVLPTHFTLLNQRHYIAWIFTALGGGMMIGGIVYGLLSTKLARSTLFLSSTFLGFIGALMVLSLWDLSAVINGAFFLGIAFAIINASVTIAIMESLPEGKRGSVMGIILTLILAVYPLGFGLATLFYTYSGLGTVRLVLAGGFAVATAWALLSQQSHALNTAPHTSQPTS; encoded by the coding sequence ATGACACAACAACCTGTCCCACAAGGAACTCAAAAAGCTTGGTATGCCGTCGCTTACCTTGCCTCAAACGCACTATCTGTCCTCGGCAACTCCCTGATCACAGTAGTTTTGCCCGTGCTCATCATCATGCGACTTGGCTCACCAACCTGGGCTGGCATCGTCGCCGTAGCCACCACCAGCGCACAAGTATGTGCCGGATTATTAGGCGGAGCACTAGCCGACCGAGTCAACCGTAGAAACCTCTGCCTCGCCGCCGATCTCCTATCCACACTCTCTGTCTTCAGCCTTTTCATTATCGACTGGATCGGACTAACCAGTGCACTGTGGTTTATCACCCTCGGAATTATCGGAGCATTCGCCGACGTCCCCGGGCAAACTGCCCGGCAAGCCCTCGGCCCGCAGGTGGCCACGTCGTCGTCGATAAAATATGAAACTATCACCGGATACTTCCAAACGCTGCAAGGAGGCGCGCTCATCATCGGCCCGGCACTCGCCGGAGTATTCCTCATAATGCCCGATCCGTCCTGGGCGCTCCTAGCCACCGGAATCTGTTCCCTCCTCGCCGCTTTCACTACTGCGCTTATCCCCTACGATATCGGCGAATACGAAAGCACAACACAAACACATGACCTCATCACCCAAATAACAACCGCCGTCACCCTAATCCGCAAAACTCCGCTCTTGCGTTTCGCCATCACATTTGCGATTGGAATCAACGTCCTCTACACAGTCACCCAAAGCTTTGTTCTGCCCACACATTTCACGCTGCTTAATCAGCGACACTACATCGCCTGGATTTTCACAGCCTTGGGAGGCGGAATGATGATCGGCGGAATCGTCTACGGGCTGTTATCCACAAAACTAGCTCGCTCCACCCTATTTCTCAGTAGCACCTTCCTCGGTTTTATCGGAGCGCTTATGGTATTGAGTTTATGGGACTTGTCCGCGGTGATCAACGGTGCCTTTTTCCTCGGTATTGCCTTTGCCATCATCAACGCCAGTGTCACAATCGCCATTATGGAATCACTACCCGAAGGAAAGCGCGGATCAGTCATGGGAATTATCCTCACTCTTATCCTTGCGGTTTACCCGCTCGGGTTCGGACTTGCCACATTGTTCTACACGTATAGCGGACTAGGCACAGTTAGACTAGTGCTCGCAGGCGGATTCGCCGTCGCTACCGCGTGGGCGCTTCTATCTCAACAAAGCCATGCACTCAATACTGCACCACACACTTCCCAGCCAACATCCTAG
- a CDS encoding MerR family transcriptional regulator, whose product MILYSQQLTKLTGASRKALRLYEDRGLLTAIGRDTNGWRIYTAEHLLRVATIKFLQESGLTLDDIAAVLADSQTSQPWDLAEQRLKARIAEAQEKLAVLQQLKNMRTHDADLPLYSPDIRDLLNILIKRGYPAEMAYRSGQILQFLEITLAAEQWQAILRLGRKEVTNIDDDIITLAREFVDLAHVPADSPRIDEWRDKALSYEQTHPDTVHTGFKSLGIEQKISTVLDSLWADGLSPAQLRASAIFD is encoded by the coding sequence ATGATCCTCTACTCCCAGCAACTGACTAAATTAACCGGCGCATCCCGCAAAGCCTTGCGACTCTATGAAGATCGTGGACTGCTAACCGCAATCGGCCGCGACACCAACGGCTGGCGAATCTATACCGCAGAACACCTCCTGCGAGTAGCAACCATCAAATTCCTGCAAGAATCTGGACTGACCTTGGATGACATTGCTGCTGTCTTAGCCGATAGCCAAACATCGCAACCATGGGACCTCGCCGAACAACGCCTCAAGGCGCGTATTGCCGAGGCCCAAGAAAAATTGGCCGTCTTACAACAGCTGAAAAACATGCGTACCCATGACGCAGATCTGCCACTCTATTCACCCGATATCCGCGACCTTCTCAATATCCTCATCAAGCGTGGCTACCCAGCAGAAATGGCCTACCGCAGTGGTCAAATCTTACAATTCTTGGAAATAACACTAGCTGCAGAACAATGGCAGGCAATCCTCCGTTTAGGAAGGAAAGAAGTCACCAATATTGACGACGACATAATCACGTTAGCCCGAGAATTTGTTGATTTAGCACATGTGCCCGCCGATTCGCCGCGGATAGATGAGTGGCGCGATAAGGCACTTTCTTATGAACAAACACATCCAGATACCGTACACACCGGTTTTAAGTCCCTGGGAATAGAACAAAAGATAAGCACTGTTCTTGATAGCTTATGGGCTGATGGGCTATCCCCGGCACAACTTCGTGCGAGCGCAATATTTGACTAA